One genomic region from Mesorhizobium terrae encodes:
- a CDS encoding MarR family winged helix-turn-helix transcriptional regulator: MTASKAPLTLVDHDEADEIYHLQDQVGFVLRKAHQRHLSIFASRIADLTPPQFAALARLHEVGETSQNQLGQMIAMDAATVKGVIDRLKSRGYVDLKKHETDKRLLLVSLTAAGRKAIEQLIPLAKAITGETLAPLSAREAAQFLRLLAKIA, translated from the coding sequence ATGACGGCCAGCAAGGCGCCGCTGACGCTCGTCGACCACGACGAGGCGGATGAAATCTATCATCTGCAAGACCAGGTCGGCTTCGTGCTGCGCAAGGCGCACCAGCGGCACCTGTCGATCTTCGCTTCGCGTATCGCAGACCTGACGCCGCCGCAATTCGCGGCGCTGGCCAGGCTCCACGAGGTTGGCGAAACCTCGCAGAATCAGCTCGGCCAGATGATTGCCATGGATGCCGCCACCGTGAAGGGGGTCATCGACCGGCTGAAATCGCGCGGCTATGTCGATCTCAAGAAACACGAGACTGACAAGCGGCTGCTTTTGGTGTCGCTGACGGCTGCCGGGCGTAAGGCCATCGAACAACTCATACCGTTGGCGAAGGCCATCACCGGCGAGACCCTGGCGCCGCTGTCGGCCAGGGAGGCGGCGCAGTTCCT